One genomic window of Glycine max cultivar Williams 82 chromosome 16, Glycine_max_v4.0, whole genome shotgun sequence includes the following:
- the LOC100499944 gene encoding RNA-binding (RRM/RBD/RNP motifs) family protein, protein MADSPLARNSRSPSPWKAQSRSRSRSRSRSRSRPRQRPRSRSRSHGRSRSPIHGRSRSPIHGRSEPSNPGDTLYVTGLSSRVTERDLEEHFSKEGKVSSCFLVVEPRTRISRGFAFVTMESAEDAERCIKYLNQSVLEGRYITIERSRRKRARTPTPGHYLGLKNTREYGFRGERGRYRDGPDRDNYSRRRSPRRSPYRGGQDYSPRRSPYGGRSRRDSSRSLPYSPHGSPDRKYARGSR, encoded by the exons ATG GCTGATTCTCCCCTTGCAAG GAATTCAAGGTCCCCTTCCCCGTGGAAAGCTCAGTCGAGATCTAGGTCTAGGTCAAGATCTAGGTCGAGGTCTAGGCCTAGACAAAGGCCAAGATCCCGTTCTAGAAGTCATGGCAG GTCAAGATCACCAATTCATGGAag GTCAAGGTCACCCATTCATGGAAG GTCCGAGCCTTCAAATCCTGGTGACACACTTTATGTAACCGGTCTATCTTCAAGGGTCACTGAAAGAGACCTAGAGGAGCATTTCTCCAAGGAAGGAAAG GTTTCTTCATGTTTTCTTGTGGTGGAGCCCCGTACACGGATTTCTCGTGGTTTTGCTTTTGTTACAATGGAATCTGCTGAGGATGCGGAGCGCTGTATCAAGTATCTCAATCAATCAGTTTTAGAGGGTCGTTACATCACAATTGAGCGG TCACGAAGAAAACGTGCAAGAACTCCAACCCCAGGGCACTATCTTGGACTGAAAAACACTAGGGAGTATG GCTTTCGTGGTGAGCGGGGAAGGTATCGCGATGGTCCTGACCGTGACAATTATTCACGCCGTAGGTCTCCAAGGCGTTCACCGTACAGAGGTGGCCAAGATTATTCACCCCGGCGCTCACCCTATGGGGGAAGGTCTAGGAGGGATAGCTCTAGGTCGCTTCCTTATTCTCCACATGGTAGCCCAGACAGGAAGTATGCTCGTGGATCTAGGTGA
- the LOC112999771 gene encoding uncharacterized protein: MYGSRLFTNEDLKDIEDYKNGVLIKERASDIKQQMIDEEGEFDSKDIPEAIDRILGKKLAFRFKAIPNNTRYSMSQISEDEDLIMLLLKRLPTYELARIELEMSDSSVKHGDDIAYIQSLLAIGDFDHESSKSVTPAKRGFMISESQLESVPFEDLSLIQLSCSKLSKHIKS; the protein is encoded by the exons atgtatggtTCTAGGCTGTTTACCAATGAAGATTTGAAGGACATTGAAGATTATAAAAATGG TGTACTCATTAAAGAACGTGCAAGTGATATTAAACAACAGATGATTGATGAG GAAGGTGAATTTGATTCGAAGGACATTCCGGAGGCTATTGATAGGATACTTGGCAAAAAGTTAGCTTTTAGATTTAAGGCTATACCAAACAATACCCGGTATTCTATGTCACAAATTTCAGAGGATGAAGATCTAATTATGTTATTATTGAAGAGACTTCCTACATATGAG CTTGCTAGAATTGAGCTTGAAATGTCAGATTCGTCTGTGAAACATGGAGATGATATAGCCTACATT CAATCCTTATTAGCTATTGGAGATTTTGATCATGAATCATCTAAGTCAGTAACTCCTGCAAAGAGAGGATTTATGATCTCTGAATCTCAATTGGAATCAGTACCATTTGAAGACCTGTCATTGATTCAGTTATCCTGTTCCAAGTTATCCAAGCATATCAAGTCTTAG
- the LOC100499944 gene encoding RNA-binding (RRM/RBD/RNP motifs) family protein isoform X1, translating into MADSPLARNSRSPSPWKAQSRSRSRSRSRSRSRPRQRPRSRSRSHGRSRSPIHGRSRSPIHGRSEPSNPGDTLYVTGLSSRVTERDLEEHFSKEGKVSSCFLVVEPRTRISRGFAFVTMESAEDAERCIKYLNQSVLEGRYITIERSRRKRARTPTPGHYLGLKNTREYGFRGERGRYRDGPDRDNYSRRRSPRRSPYRGGQDYSPRRSPYGGRSRRDSSRSLPYSPHGSPDRKYARGSSLRPIYNV; encoded by the exons ATG GCTGATTCTCCCCTTGCAAG GAATTCAAGGTCCCCTTCCCCGTGGAAAGCTCAGTCGAGATCTAGGTCTAGGTCAAGATCTAGGTCGAGGTCTAGGCCTAGACAAAGGCCAAGATCCCGTTCTAGAAGTCATGGCAG GTCAAGATCACCAATTCATGGAag GTCAAGGTCACCCATTCATGGAAG GTCCGAGCCTTCAAATCCTGGTGACACACTTTATGTAACCGGTCTATCTTCAAGGGTCACTGAAAGAGACCTAGAGGAGCATTTCTCCAAGGAAGGAAAG GTTTCTTCATGTTTTCTTGTGGTGGAGCCCCGTACACGGATTTCTCGTGGTTTTGCTTTTGTTACAATGGAATCTGCTGAGGATGCGGAGCGCTGTATCAAGTATCTCAATCAATCAGTTTTAGAGGGTCGTTACATCACAATTGAGCGG TCACGAAGAAAACGTGCAAGAACTCCAACCCCAGGGCACTATCTTGGACTGAAAAACACTAGGGAGTATG GCTTTCGTGGTGAGCGGGGAAGGTATCGCGATGGTCCTGACCGTGACAATTATTCACGCCGTAGGTCTCCAAGGCGTTCACCGTACAGAGGTGGCCAAGATTATTCACCCCGGCGCTCACCCTATGGGGGAAGGTCTAGGAGGGATAGCTCTAGGTCGCTTCCTTATTCTCCACATGGTAGCCCAGACAGGAAGTATGCTCGTGGATCTAG TTTGCGCCCTATATACAATGTATAA